TGCCGATAGCTTCGAGAAGACAAAAAAGCACTCCGACAATCGGGCCGAATACATAGTTAACCAAAAGAAACCTGATTTCATTAATCAGATTACGAAGAAACTTCTTACTCTCTGACAGCCTGATGGGAAGATGCAAAAAGGCATTCCCGTATACCTCTGACCTGTGTTGTATCCCCATCAATCACATCCTATTGACAGCTTCGGTCGCCGTCTCCGTTGCTATGGCTGTTTTCCCTGCCAATAATCTCCTTGTTTTCTTCTCCAGCGTGGCTACATAGAGAACTCCGACAGCTAAACCTGCCGCGATACCAACGAGGATCCCGGTAATCAAATTATCCCTTGCAATTTCATTACAATCCATTTCCACCCTCTCTTGTTCAAGAAGAATGAGACCTGCCTTAACTTTTCAGTGATTCCTTTTCACCCACCTTTTTAGCAGCGAATTCACGCTCCCAGACCGGGTCCAGTACCCCGGCTGCATCACTTGAGTATTTATCCAGGTCATCGGCAAGTGAGGTGATAAATCCGCATTCCGGACCATCGGTAGGATAAGGCTTACATTCAGCGCAGAGGCCCCGGAGCACTTGCGGATGGTCGATAATCATGCACGGACGGAGCAGATTCTCACCATACGGCTGGCGGGACCTGATAGCCTTGAAGTATGGGGAATTGATGGCCTCCTTCAGGCTCTTTTGCTTGATATTGTCCACAGCCATATGAACGAAAATGCATGGCTCGACATCGCCGCTGGCATTGATATGAAAATAGTTTCGGCCTCCGGCGATGCAGCCGCCGACAACAGGCGCATCGTTCCAGAAGTCAACGACAAACATCGGTTTCTCGTTACGAATACGCTGCGCCCCGCGCTGTCTCATGAGTTCTCTCTGCTCGGCGGTCGGCATCAAGTTGACATCGGGGTTAAGGCCGACGGGGATGTAAAGGAAATGCCAGCCGATGAGGCAACCCTTTTCCACTAGCATATCGTTGAACTCGTCACTGATGATGGTTTCCATATTCCGGCGGGTAATCATCGAGGAAAAACCAAAGGGAACTCCCGCCTCCCTCAAGTCATCCATCGCCTGCATTACCCCCCGGAAAACCCCCTTGCCCCGCCGGGCATCCGTCTCCTCCTCGAATCCGTCCAGGCTGAAAATAACCAGCACGTTGCCCGTTTCCGCCAGCTTGCGGGCCGTTTCCTTGTTTACCAGGGTGCCGTTGGTAAATACCTGGAAAAGGACATCCTGGTGACGCCGGTAAATCTCCCACATGTGCCAGTGAACGAACGGCTCGCCGCCGAGGATGGTTACCCAGAACATCCCCATCTCCTTACCCTCGGTTATTACCCGGTCGATGACCTCAATCTCCAGGTCATCCTTCTGGCTGTAGTTAGCGGCATAACAGCCGGGACAGTGTAAATTGCAGCGCATGGTAGGGCTGATAAGGTAAACCTGGGGGGCCGCCAGTCCCTGACCGCGAAGTTGGTCACGTATCACGTTACCCTGCATGAGTTCTTTAATCAAAAGGCTGTTTATTAACCTCTTCCTGACATTCGGGCTGGTCTGGCGGATCATCTTTCTTATCATTTCAATGGTCGGGTGTTGCTCACGGCGCATCCTGTCCAGAGCATCCAGGAACGACCTGGTATAGTCAGTAGGTGCCAGCTTTCTTGCTACCAACAGCAACCGCCCCAGGTCCTTGTCAGACATGCCGACTACCCAGGGTAAAATCATGTCCGCCGTCTTTTTCGCCGCAAATTCTTTTAATGCCATTCGAGACTCCTTTTAAAATATTTATCTGGCTTAACCTGAATAATACGATAGCTTACTCACGCTCCGAGCCCTAATCTGTAGAAAATCGAACTGCTGACCACCAGCCCAATCAAAAAGCCGGTAACCATCTGTGCCGGCGTATGTTCGCCAAGCTGGTACCGGGAAAATCCTAAAACAGGCAGCAAGATGAAGGTTGTCAGGTAAACCGGACCGAAGAGAAACCACAGCGCCGTTAACATAGTGGTAACCATTGACAGGTGAAAGCTTGCCCGGTATTTCAGGTTTACCAGGGCTATTACTAACATAACCGCGGTACATCCCAGCATAATAGCCGACAAATTGTCAGGACCATTGAAGAAGTGAAGAATTAAGATTGATGGAACACCGAAAAGACCCGTCATGATTAAGAGTTGTTCCGGTTCATTACGCACAAGGGAACGGGAAACCTTATGCGGTATG
The genomic region above belongs to Dehalococcoidales bacterium and contains:
- a CDS encoding radical SAM protein — its product is MALKEFAAKKTADMILPWVVGMSDKDLGRLLLVARKLAPTDYTRSFLDALDRMRREQHPTIEMIRKMIRQTSPNVRKRLINSLLIKELMQGNVIRDQLRGQGLAAPQVYLISPTMRCNLHCPGCYAANYSQKDDLEIEVIDRVITEGKEMGMFWVTILGGEPFVHWHMWEIYRRHQDVLFQVFTNGTLVNKETARKLAETGNVLVIFSLDGFEEETDARRGKGVFRGVMQAMDDLREAGVPFGFSSMITRRNMETIISDEFNDMLVEKGCLIGWHFLYIPVGLNPDVNLMPTAEQRELMRQRGAQRIRNEKPMFVVDFWNDAPVVGGCIAGGRNYFHINASGDVEPCIFVHMAVDNIKQKSLKEAINSPYFKAIRSRQPYGENLLRPCMIIDHPQVLRGLCAECKPYPTDGPECGFITSLADDLDKYSSDAAGVLDPVWEREFAAKKVGEKESLKS